In the uncultured Methanobacterium sp. genome, one interval contains:
- the aroE gene encoding shikimate dehydrogenase — protein MITGKTGLVGIMGDPVEHSLSPPMHNAAFHQLKLDYVYVPFHVRRGNLAPAIEGARNMGIKGLNLTIPHKIEVINYLDELDEAAELIGAVNTVKFTENKAVGYNTDGFGAVKAIEETTPVEDKKIIIIGAGGAARAISFQLLLSGVGEVLIANRTREKACNLRDDLKETFKTISLGCLGVNDELEMELKDTDVLINTTPVGMHPHQDDKPVVTSDMMHSDLVVNDIVYNPLETGLLREADKAGAQAVHGTKMLIYQGIEAFRIWTGISPPVEVFETALMRELGY, from the coding sequence TTGATAACTGGAAAAACTGGCTTAGTGGGAATAATGGGAGATCCTGTAGAGCACAGCTTATCCCCTCCCATGCATAACGCTGCCTTCCATCAACTTAAACTGGACTACGTGTATGTCCCTTTCCATGTTAGGCGAGGAAACCTGGCTCCTGCAATTGAAGGTGCTAGGAATATGGGAATCAAGGGCCTTAACCTTACCATACCTCATAAAATAGAAGTTATTAACTACCTTGATGAACTGGATGAAGCCGCAGAACTGATAGGTGCAGTGAACACAGTGAAGTTCACAGAAAACAAAGCTGTTGGTTATAATACTGATGGTTTTGGTGCAGTGAAGGCCATTGAAGAAACAACACCTGTCGAGGATAAGAAAATAATCATTATTGGAGCAGGTGGTGCAGCACGTGCAATATCCTTCCAGTTACTCCTGAGTGGGGTGGGAGAAGTTTTAATAGCCAACCGAACCAGGGAAAAAGCATGCAACTTAAGAGATGATCTCAAAGAAACATTCAAAACTATTTCCTTAGGTTGTTTAGGAGTGAATGATGAACTTGAAATGGAGCTTAAGGATACCGATGTACTGATTAACACCACACCAGTGGGAATGCACCCCCATCAGGATGATAAGCCGGTGGTTACTAGTGATATGATGCATTCTGATCTGGTGGTGAATGATATTGTTTACAACCCTCTTGAAACTGGCCTCCTCCGTGAGGCAGATAAAGCAGGTGCACAGGCAGTTCATGGGACTAAAATGTTAATTTACCAGGGAATAGAGGCTTTCCGCATTTGGACCGGGATAAGCCCGCCTGTTGAAGTATTCGAAACAGCATTGATGCGGGAACTCGGTTACTGA
- a CDS encoding TatD family hydrolase, with amino-acid sequence MDNIPSTDNHIHVDPVNGEGPLEIAAKFHRSGGTAMIIPNKPTWTVSPECSFAEAMELVVGYVDEINRETEVKAFAVVGAHPAELSRRVGAGMELSQVEELMRGAVETAQQMVMEKKAVGIGEIGRPHYPVSPEEMEVHNRLMVYAMELAREADCPVQLHTETSTEEQFNEFAKMASKAGLKKNKVIKHFSGPMVLPEENHGLTPSLIASGDVMREALMKGKTFLMETDYLDDRTRPGAVMGPRTVPRRTRKLINSGLITEEDAYQIHVERVEKLYGVELGF; translated from the coding sequence ATGGACAACATACCATCCACCGATAACCATATACACGTGGACCCTGTAAACGGTGAAGGGCCCCTGGAAATAGCAGCAAAGTTTCATCGTTCCGGTGGAACTGCCATGATCATTCCCAACAAACCCACTTGGACCGTGAGTCCTGAATGCAGCTTTGCCGAGGCAATGGAACTGGTAGTGGGTTACGTGGATGAAATCAACCGCGAAACCGAGGTCAAGGCCTTTGCAGTGGTGGGAGCCCATCCTGCTGAGCTCAGCCGACGTGTGGGAGCAGGGATGGAACTGTCCCAAGTCGAAGAACTCATGAGGGGTGCCGTGGAAACAGCTCAGCAGATGGTTATGGAAAAAAAAGCAGTGGGAATCGGTGAAATAGGCAGACCACATTACCCCGTCTCTCCAGAGGAGATGGAAGTACACAACCGACTTATGGTGTACGCCATGGAACTGGCCCGGGAAGCAGACTGCCCGGTGCAACTGCACACTGAAACTTCTACAGAAGAACAGTTTAATGAATTTGCGAAAATGGCCAGTAAAGCTGGTTTAAAGAAAAACAAGGTTATAAAACATTTCTCAGGGCCAATGGTTCTACCGGAGGAAAACCACGGACTCACACCCTCACTCATAGCCAGTGGAGATGTAATGCGGGAAGCTTTAATGAAGGGTAAAACTTTCCTCATGGAAACCGATTACCTGGATGACCGCACCCGACCCGGTGCAGTCATGGGACCCAGAACAGTTCCCAGACGAACCAGAAAATTGATAAATTCAGGTCTCATAACTGAGGAAGACGCCTACCAGATCCATGTGGAACGTGTGGAAAAACTTTACGGTGTGGAATTGGGGTTTTAA
- a CDS encoding TIGR00267 family protein encodes MNIREFIREYFKMSRYVALGTMDGILAVMGVTLAASGVSSASGVELSNFAIGLTGLSTGVALAMSNSYGSFIGERAEEVRSIRDLEHQMMLEEGKLDDTHIHQQAKRRIYMSMFTHGFSSFVGSFVPVLPFLLISTRMNAIIITLILCFTALIILGVYLGKVSRGSLTKTSLEIVLIGILISVVCYLIGGGHG; translated from the coding sequence ATGAACATCCGCGAATTCATAAGAGAATATTTTAAAATGAGCCGTTACGTGGCTCTGGGTACTATGGACGGAATACTGGCAGTTATGGGAGTGACACTGGCTGCCAGCGGTGTGTCATCTGCAAGTGGGGTGGAACTTTCCAACTTCGCCATTGGCCTAACTGGTCTTTCCACTGGTGTGGCTCTAGCCATGTCCAATTCATATGGATCTTTCATTGGTGAAAGGGCTGAAGAGGTTCGTAGTATACGTGACCTGGAGCACCAGATGATGCTGGAAGAGGGTAAACTGGATGACACCCACATTCACCAGCAGGCCAAAAGACGTATTTACATGAGCATGTTCACCCATGGATTCAGCAGCTTCGTTGGCTCATTCGTACCAGTCCTACCATTCCTGCTCATTTCCACCAGGATGAATGCAATAATAATCACACTAATACTCTGCTTCACTGCACTGATCATACTGGGTGTGTACCTGGGGAAAGTATCCCGTGGAAGTCTAACCAAAACCAGCCTGGAAATCGTGCTCATTGGAATTTTAATCAGTGTGGTCTGTTACCTCATTGGTGGAGGGCATGGGTAA
- the hmgA gene encoding hydroxymethylglutaryl-CoA reductase (NADPH) produces MENKAEIIEKLIKGELKLHQVENYTNNVQEAVDIRREFAEHFSGANLTHISNYSLDLSEAMKRNIENPIGTVQIPVGLAGPLHLNGKYAQGAYYVPLATSEGALVASINRGCSVTREAGGATVRIIDDKMTRAPVIQADSVSEAIEIKKWIERHFIELKEAAESTTRHGRLLKIDPIIVVGRYVYPRFTFTTGDSMGMNMVTIATDKAMDILTRETGAHVLALSGNVCVDKKPSAMNLIEGRGKTVTADITISREIVEKKLKTTPESIMEVNMAKNLIGSAIAGSMGFNAQYANMIAAIFLATGQDAAHVVEGSLGITTAEVKNGDLYFSVTLPDLPLATIGGGTRLETAHDCLEIMDVAGSGKVNKFAEIVAGTVLAGELSLMGALAAGHLARAHKDLGRG; encoded by the coding sequence ATGGAAAACAAAGCAGAAATTATTGAAAAACTGATTAAGGGAGAATTGAAACTCCATCAAGTTGAAAATTACACTAATAACGTCCAGGAGGCAGTTGATATAAGGAGAGAGTTTGCTGAACACTTCTCCGGCGCTAATTTAACTCATATCTCTAATTACTCCCTGGATCTGTCTGAAGCCATGAAAAGGAACATTGAAAACCCCATAGGAACTGTGCAGATCCCGGTGGGACTGGCTGGACCACTGCACCTCAATGGAAAATATGCTCAGGGAGCTTACTACGTTCCTCTGGCTACTTCTGAAGGTGCACTGGTGGCATCCATCAACAGGGGATGTTCTGTCACTCGGGAAGCAGGTGGAGCCACAGTACGCATAATCGACGATAAAATGACCAGAGCGCCAGTTATACAGGCAGATTCCGTTTCCGAAGCCATTGAAATTAAAAAATGGATTGAAAGACATTTCATAGAACTTAAAGAAGCTGCAGAGAGTACAACCCGTCACGGTCGTCTTTTAAAAATTGATCCCATAATAGTGGTTGGTCGCTACGTTTATCCACGTTTCACCTTCACCACCGGTGACAGTATGGGCATGAACATGGTCACCATAGCCACTGACAAGGCCATGGATATTTTAACCAGGGAAACTGGAGCCCATGTGCTGGCTCTGAGTGGTAATGTATGTGTGGATAAAAAACCATCAGCAATGAACCTCATAGAAGGACGGGGAAAAACTGTAACTGCAGATATTACCATTTCCAGAGAAATTGTGGAAAAAAAACTTAAAACCACCCCTGAATCTATTATGGAAGTGAATATGGCTAAAAACCTCATTGGTTCCGCCATAGCAGGGAGTATGGGTTTCAATGCCCAGTACGCCAACATGATCGCTGCCATATTCCTGGCCACTGGACAGGATGCAGCCCACGTAGTGGAAGGAAGCCTGGGAATAACCACTGCTGAGGTTAAAAATGGTGATCTGTACTTTTCAGTGACCCTCCCTGATCTTCCCCTGGCCACAATTGGTGGAGGAACTCGTTTAGAGACTGCCCATGATTGTCTGGAAATCATGGACGTGGCTGGATCAGGTAAAGTTAATAAATTTGCAGAAATCGTAGCAGGAACAGTCCTGGCAGGGGAACTCTCACTTATGGGTGCACTGGCTGCTGGACATCTGGCACGGGCACATAAGGATTTGGGTAGGGGATAA
- the sucD gene encoding succinate--CoA ligase subunit alpha codes for MIFLDEDTRCVVQGITGKQGSFHTKSMLEYNTNIVAGTSPGKGGQEFEGIPVYNSIAEIKEEMDVNASIIFIPAPFAKDAAFEAISQLELAVIITEHIPVHDSMEIAQYARKNNCKIVGPNTPGIITPGVGKLGIMPTHIFNPGDIGIVSRSGTLTYEVASQITQAGLGQSTCLGIGGDPVVGMDYADVLQKFEDDPETKAMAMIGEIGGNAEEKAAEYIAKNITKPVVAYIAGRTAPAGKRMGHAGAIIEGDSGTAESKMKALKAAGVEVAEQPSQIADMMKEII; via the coding sequence GTGATATTTCTTGACGAAGATACCAGATGCGTTGTACAGGGCATTACAGGTAAACAGGGCTCTTTTCACACTAAAAGCATGCTGGAGTATAATACCAATATTGTGGCCGGTACATCACCAGGTAAAGGAGGGCAGGAATTTGAAGGAATTCCAGTCTACAACTCCATTGCCGAAATTAAAGAAGAAATGGATGTTAACGCATCTATAATATTCATACCCGCCCCATTCGCCAAGGACGCTGCCTTTGAAGCTATATCCCAATTGGAACTGGCAGTGATTATCACTGAACACATCCCAGTGCATGACTCCATGGAAATAGCCCAGTACGCCCGTAAGAATAACTGTAAAATTGTTGGACCCAACACTCCAGGTATTATAACACCCGGAGTTGGTAAACTGGGAATTATGCCCACCCATATTTTCAATCCAGGAGATATTGGAATTGTGTCCCGTAGTGGAACTTTAACCTACGAAGTGGCCAGTCAGATCACTCAAGCGGGCCTGGGCCAGAGCACCTGCCTGGGTATTGGAGGAGACCCTGTGGTGGGGATGGACTATGCAGACGTGCTGCAGAAATTTGAAGATGACCCTGAAACCAAGGCCATGGCCATGATTGGAGAGATTGGAGGTAATGCCGAGGAAAAAGCAGCAGAATACATTGCCAAAAACATCACCAAACCAGTGGTGGCCTACATTGCAGGTAGAACCGCACCTGCTGGGAAGAGAATGGGACATGCCGGGGCCATAATTGAAGGAGACAGTGGAACCGCAGAAAGTAAGATGAAAGCTCTTAAAGCTGCTGGTGTGGAAGTAGCAGAACAGCCATCCCAGATTGCAGATATGATGAAGGAGATAATTTAA
- the aroD gene encoding type I 3-dehydroquinate dehydratase: MIFKPLICVPILQKDRKTVLKVASEAINAGADLLELRIDALLNTDPQSIIHLMEEINYPLIATNRMREEGGYFMGPEDERTGILVEVADHADYVDIELQTDVKYRSRVIQASKSTIISYHDFQKTPYLNELLEIVKQEKELGNMAKFAVMPQNMQDTLNVLEVINREDNTIGIAMGELGRYTRVVTPLLGSPITYASLGAESAPGQLDVKDTQEIIDKLMGGGE, translated from the coding sequence ATGATTTTCAAACCTTTAATTTGTGTTCCAATACTCCAGAAAGACAGGAAAACTGTTTTAAAAGTTGCCAGTGAAGCTATAAATGCAGGGGCGGACCTGTTAGAGCTTCGGATCGATGCCCTTCTGAACACTGATCCTCAAAGCATCATCCATTTGATGGAAGAGATAAATTACCCCCTCATTGCCACTAACCGAATGAGGGAAGAAGGAGGGTACTTCATGGGGCCTGAAGATGAACGAACGGGAATATTAGTGGAAGTTGCCGATCACGCAGATTATGTGGATATAGAACTTCAAACTGATGTTAAATACCGTTCTAGAGTTATTCAGGCGTCTAAATCAACTATAATTTCCTACCATGATTTCCAGAAAACTCCCTACTTGAATGAACTCCTGGAGATTGTTAAACAGGAGAAAGAACTGGGAAACATGGCAAAGTTTGCAGTCATGCCTCAGAACATGCAGGACACTCTCAACGTGCTGGAAGTAATTAACAGAGAAGATAACACCATCGGAATAGCAATGGGGGAATTAGGGCGATACACCCGGGTGGTAACACCTCTTTTGGGATCTCCCATTACCTACGCATCGTTAGGTGCTGAATCTGCACCAGGACAGCTGGATGTTAAAGATACCCAAGAAATTATTGATAAACTAATGGGTGGTGGCGAGTAA
- a CDS encoding S24/S26 family peptidase, whose translation MKLRTGVIIGLLVLVAVAGSAFFLFANHNSTEIIINTNGTEVSIHPTYSWLFPVPKAMTNEMKTKALVDVEDADSSLGSIQTDMQNIASKYNYTVTVKVKSQFGENLLPMPATVRGTSMVPTLRDGQDIVVLKTSDFKVGDIVVAHHPEYNLIVKRVSQINGSQVYLTSDNHNVEVSSETRVVNGVSQVVTIQKTPLNTWLPKTNVIGVVKVY comes from the coding sequence GTGAAACTCAGAACTGGAGTTATCATTGGATTATTGGTACTGGTGGCAGTAGCAGGATCTGCATTTTTCCTGTTTGCTAATCATAACAGCACTGAAATTATAATTAACACCAATGGTACAGAGGTATCAATCCACCCAACGTATTCATGGTTATTTCCAGTCCCTAAAGCCATGACTAATGAGATGAAGACAAAGGCCCTGGTGGATGTGGAAGATGCGGATAGTAGTTTAGGTTCAATACAGACTGACATGCAGAATATTGCCAGTAAATATAATTACACTGTAACCGTGAAGGTCAAATCTCAGTTCGGGGAAAATCTGCTCCCAATGCCTGCCACTGTACGGGGAACCTCCATGGTACCCACCCTGCGGGATGGGCAGGATATTGTTGTTCTTAAAACCAGTGATTTCAAGGTGGGAGACATAGTGGTGGCTCATCATCCGGAATACAACCTTATAGTAAAAAGGGTATCCCAGATCAATGGAAGTCAGGTTTACCTTACCAGTGACAACCATAATGTGGAGGTCAGCAGCGAGACTCGAGTAGTAAATGGAGTATCTCAAGTAGTGACCATTCAAAAAACACCACTGAACACATGGCTTCCTAAAACCAATGTGATAGGAGTAGTCAAGGTTTATTAA
- a CDS encoding zinc metalloprotease HtpX, producing MRRFLLTLRIWLATALLFGILYAIITVICTYLGFGTPIIFAVLAIVVVFAQYMLGPKMVEAVMHVHYVSPQEAPNLHAMIEELAMNAGIPKPKVGIAETSIPNAFAFGRTKGDGRVCVTRGILNLLDEEELKAVLGHEISHIRHNDMAVMTLISVVPLICYWIFISMMFDRDSDAGVIGIAALVGYLLGQLLVLFVSRVREYYADEGSVEIGGKPHKLASALYKLVYGSANLDKRAVKEVEGVKAFFVNDISDAGNEINDLRQLDTDMDGVISEQELAELRSMKTSIGTGSKVMELLSTHPNMVKRIKRLAELSDT from the coding sequence TTGAGAAGATTTTTGCTAACATTACGAATATGGTTAGCTACTGCACTATTATTCGGTATACTTTACGCTATAATAACCGTAATTTGCACATACCTGGGCTTTGGAACCCCTATAATATTTGCCGTACTGGCAATTGTAGTTGTGTTCGCCCAGTACATGTTAGGGCCCAAGATGGTGGAGGCGGTAATGCATGTGCATTACGTGTCACCACAGGAAGCACCCAATCTACACGCCATGATAGAAGAATTGGCCATGAATGCCGGTATTCCCAAACCTAAAGTTGGAATTGCAGAAACCAGCATCCCCAATGCCTTTGCCTTCGGTAGAACCAAGGGCGATGGAAGAGTCTGTGTCACCAGGGGTATTCTGAACCTTCTGGACGAAGAAGAATTGAAAGCAGTCCTGGGACACGAGATCAGCCACATTCGCCACAATGACATGGCGGTAATGACCCTCATCAGTGTGGTACCCCTCATCTGCTACTGGATATTCATAAGCATGATGTTTGATAGGGATAGCGATGCAGGGGTAATTGGAATCGCTGCCCTGGTAGGATACCTCCTGGGCCAGTTACTGGTCCTCTTCGTGAGCAGAGTCAGAGAATACTATGCCGATGAAGGAAGTGTGGAGATAGGTGGTAAACCCCACAAGTTAGCCAGTGCTCTTTACAAACTGGTCTATGGATCAGCTAATCTGGACAAACGAGCGGTTAAAGAAGTAGAAGGGGTCAAAGCCTTCTTTGTCAACGATATATCCGATGCGGGGAATGAAATAAATGACCTCAGGCAGTTGGACACTGACATGGATGGAGTCATCAGCGAACAAGAGCTGGCAGAACTGCGTAGTATGAAAACCAGCATAGGTACCGGTAGTAAAGTCATGGAATTACTATCCACCCACCCCAACATGGTAAAAAGGATCAAACGTTTAGCTGAGCTAAGTGATACCTAA
- a CDS encoding DedA family protein has translation MLSLVEFVSSTAIYLIEILGYWGIFLGMTIESACIPLPSEIIMTFAGYVVYEGKMAFWGVVLVGTLGNLVGSLIAYYVGWWGGRPLLEKYGKYILITHSKLNLADEWFEKYGHEAVLISRMLPGLRTFISLPAGITHMNLKKFILYTVVGSLPWCFVLTYIGVLMGPNWTTIESYFRYLDILVGIGIVVFIAYIIYHYRGKEHID, from the coding sequence ATGTTGAGTTTGGTAGAATTTGTAAGTAGTACAGCTATTTATCTCATCGAAATCCTGGGTTACTGGGGTATCTTCTTAGGTATGACCATAGAAAGTGCCTGCATTCCATTACCCAGTGAAATTATAATGACCTTCGCAGGATACGTAGTTTATGAAGGCAAAATGGCCTTTTGGGGTGTGGTCCTTGTAGGAACTCTCGGAAACCTGGTTGGGTCTTTAATTGCATATTACGTGGGATGGTGGGGTGGAAGACCTCTCCTTGAAAAGTATGGTAAATACATCCTTATCACCCATAGTAAACTGAATTTAGCCGATGAATGGTTTGAAAAATATGGGCACGAAGCAGTGCTCATAAGCAGAATGCTTCCTGGTTTAAGAACGTTCATATCCCTACCAGCTGGAATCACCCATATGAACCTGAAAAAATTCATTTTATATACTGTTGTTGGATCCCTGCCATGGTGTTTTGTTCTAACTTACATAGGCGTGCTCATGGGTCCAAATTGGACTACTATAGAAAGCTATTTCCGTTACCTTGATATTTTAGTTGGAATTGGAATAGTGGTATTCATCGCCTACATCATTTATCATTACCGTGGAAAAGAACACATTGATTAA
- a CDS encoding DUF368 domain-containing protein, with product MRKIEIYRDTLLIFLRGLLMGTADVIPGVSGGTMALITGIYQRLVHAISQINANFLLAAFKGDFAKSKEELLKWDFNLFIPLLAGMGLAVLTMSKVMTVMLTVYTAPTFAFFFGLILASAGFVYKHVDELNFKNIAFLVIGLVFAIIFVGLNPIQTNHTLPIIFLSGMVAICAMILPGISGAFLLLLLNQYEYMLAALNQLKFVDIITFCLGALIGILSFSRLLNYLLEHHKSVTMAFLVGLMIGTLRLPYDRIVTSMDSVIPVIIAAVIGFVLVIVLEKQFEKYHLHWEA from the coding sequence ATGCGAAAAATCGAGATATATCGAGATACCCTTTTAATATTCTTGCGGGGCTTGTTAATGGGCACTGCCGATGTGATCCCTGGAGTTTCCGGGGGAACCATGGCTCTGATTACGGGTATTTATCAGAGACTGGTGCATGCTATCAGCCAGATAAATGCCAACTTCCTTTTAGCAGCATTCAAAGGTGATTTTGCAAAATCCAAGGAAGAACTCTTAAAATGGGATTTCAACTTATTTATACCTTTACTGGCTGGAATGGGGCTGGCAGTTTTAACCATGTCCAAGGTCATGACAGTCATGCTCACAGTGTACACGGCCCCTACCTTTGCTTTCTTCTTTGGTCTCATATTAGCATCGGCTGGGTTTGTTTACAAGCATGTTGACGAACTCAATTTTAAGAATATTGCCTTTTTAGTAATTGGATTGGTTTTTGCTATAATATTTGTGGGATTAAACCCTATACAAACCAACCATACTCTACCCATTATTTTCCTGTCAGGGATGGTGGCTATATGTGCAATGATTCTTCCAGGTATCTCTGGAGCGTTCCTATTGCTTCTTTTAAACCAGTATGAATACATGTTGGCTGCCTTAAATCAACTTAAATTTGTGGATATCATCACATTTTGTTTGGGAGCCTTGATTGGTATTTTATCTTTCTCACGCCTCCTCAATTACCTTTTAGAACATCACAAATCTGTGACCATGGCTTTCCTGGTGGGGTTGATGATAGGAACTCTAAGGTTACCTTATGATAGAATTGTAACCTCTATGGACTCTGTTATCCCGGTGATAATAGCAGCCGTTATTGGATTTGTTTTGGTGATAGTATTGGAAAAACAGTTCGAAAAATACCATCTGCACTGGGAGGCTTAA
- a CDS encoding ATPase translates to MILKQDVASFLQKNGVETRFVSIVDKKVYINNLKLSRFSRKKEELFLDNFPTFEVKRSKVFQRICTRASRVLKNALSPRDKVLLPNLGNCVNLTLYAVLESYTRKYGVELVISDEVDEWGGLDNPEKQGIAMALPLTLDGEVEHILENMLNGENLDILSAQSKKNGIKMIYPLSTVPSSWIESWVDIEGLNCDFVHNAGLPRDMLEFLEGFIPDVREKMMSSAFYLSGDK, encoded by the coding sequence ATGATATTAAAGCAAGATGTGGCAAGTTTCCTCCAGAAAAATGGTGTAGAAACCCGATTTGTAAGTATAGTTGACAAGAAGGTTTATATCAATAATCTGAAATTATCCCGGTTTTCACGTAAAAAAGAGGAATTATTCCTGGATAATTTTCCTACCTTTGAAGTTAAACGTTCCAAGGTGTTCCAGAGAATCTGTACACGTGCTTCACGTGTATTAAAAAATGCATTGAGTCCCCGGGATAAAGTACTTCTGCCAAACCTGGGCAATTGTGTTAATTTAACACTTTACGCGGTTTTAGAGTCGTATACTCGTAAATATGGTGTTGAACTGGTCATCTCAGATGAAGTGGATGAATGGGGTGGACTGGATAATCCAGAAAAACAAGGTATAGCGATGGCCCTTCCCCTTACCCTTGATGGAGAAGTTGAACACATATTGGAAAACATGCTTAACGGTGAAAATTTAGATATTTTAAGTGCTCAATCTAAGAAAAATGGTATAAAGATGATTTATCCCCTTAGTACTGTTCCATCATCGTGGATAGAATCTTGGGTAGATATTGAAGGTTTAAATTGTGACTTTGTACATAATGCTGGGCTTCCCAGGGACATGTTGGAGTTTTTAGAGGGATTTATTCCCGATGTGCGGGAGAAAATGATGAGTTCTGCATTTTATCTTTCTGGTGATAAATGA
- a CDS encoding DUF2283 domain-containing protein: MNRVLNVGCVKMIKELKMKQDYDASNDSLFIYAAENHNYKESLEVTSNIILDFDEDYIPRAIEILGASKILSIDKNSLKCLSNVDVLVDVSDELVHIKASFTVSDKKTIGKPLDVKTINDLSFPQLQAHFELGKV; this comes from the coding sequence ATGAACAGAGTGTTAAACGTAGGGTGCGTGAAGATGATTAAAGAACTCAAAATGAAACAGGATTATGATGCTTCAAATGATTCTTTATTTATTTATGCAGCTGAAAATCACAACTATAAAGAATCACTGGAAGTTACCTCCAATATTATCCTTGATTTTGATGAAGATTACATTCCGAGGGCTATAGAAATTTTAGGCGCTTCGAAAATATTAAGCATCGATAAAAATTCGCTTAAATGCCTTTCTAATGTGGATGTTCTAGTGGATGTAAGTGATGAACTGGTTCACATAAAAGCTTCTTTCACAGTTTCAGATAAAAAAACCATTGGAAAACCATTAGATGTTAAGACTATCAATGATCTGAGTTTTCCCCAACTCCAGGCACATTTTGAACTGGGAAAAGTTTAA